The following proteins are encoded in a genomic region of Pseudorca crassidens isolate mPseCra1 chromosome 1, mPseCra1.hap1, whole genome shotgun sequence:
- the ISLR2 gene encoding immunoglobulin superfamily containing leucine-rich repeat protein 2 isoform X2 codes for MMMVAATDVGSALKLSSWLRDLKSGEGVAARGQRAESRRAAGSAMVPLRALWLAWALLGVAGACPEPCACVDKYAHQFADCAYKELHEVPEGLPANVTTLSLSANKITVLRRGAFADVTQVTSLWLAHNEVRTVELGSLAVLSQLKNLDLSHNLISSFPWSDLRNLSALQLLKMNHNRLGSLPRDALVALPDLRSLRINNNRLRTLAPGTFDALSALSHLQLYHNPFHCGCSLVWLQAWAASTRVSLPEPDSIACASPPALQGVPVHRLPALSCAPPSVHLSVEPPPEAPGSPLRSGLTLMLHCVAEGHPTPRLQWQLQIPGGTVVLVPPILSGEDDGDGGEDGEEEGDGDGPTQTEAPTPTPAPAWPAPPATPRFLALTNGSLLVPLLSAKEAGIYTCRAHNELGANSTSVRVAVAAAGPPKHAPGSGGDPDGQAPTSERKSTAKTRGNSVLPSKPEGKIKSQGLGRVSVLGETQAGPEGDEEAGEGEEAEDQVSADPVEEQRCGHGDPSRYVSNHAFNQSAELKPHVFELGVIALDVAEREARVQLTPLAARWGPGPGGAAGAGRPGRRPLRLLYLCPAGGGAAVQWSRVEEGVNAYWFRGLRPGTNYSVCLALAGEACHVQVVFATKKELPSLLVIVAVSVFLLVLATVPLLGAACCHLLAKHPGKPYRLILRPQAPDPMEKRIAADFDPRASYLESEKSYPAGGEAGGEEPEETPGEGLDEEAEQGDPGGDLQREESLAACSLAECQSKANQEEFEAGSEYSDRLPLGAEAVNIAQEINGNYRQTAG; via the exons ATGATGATGG TCGCAGCAACAGATGTGGGAAGCGCCCTTAAGCTGTCGTCCTGGCTCCGCGACCTCAAGTCTGGAGAAGGGGTTGCAGCCCGAGGGCAGCGCGCGGAGAGTCGGCGAGCAGCGG GATCCGCGATGGTGCCCTTGAGGGCCCTGTGGCTGGCTTGGGCGCTGCTAGGAGTGGCCGGAGCGTGCCCAGAGCCGTGCGCCTGTGTGGACAAGTACGCGCACCAATTCGCCGACTGCGCCTACAAGGAGCTGCACGAGGTGCCGGAAGGACTACCGGCCAACGTGACCACGCTTAGTCTGTCGGCGAACAAAATCACCGTGCTGCGGCGTGGGGCCTTCGCCGACGTCACGCAGGTCACGTCGCTGTGGCTGGCGCACAATGAGGTGCGCACCGTGGAGCTGGGCTCGCTGGCGGTGCTGAGCCAGCTCAAGAACCTCGACCTGAGCCACAACCTCATATCCAGCTTCCCATGGAGCGACCTGCGTAACCTGAGCGCTCTACAACTACTCAAGATGAACCACAACCGCTTGGGCTCATTGCCCCGGGACGCACTCGTTGCACTGCCCGACCTGCGCTCCCTACGCATCAACAACAACCGGCTTCGTACACTGGCTCCTGGCACCTTCGATGCGCTAAGCGCGCTGTCACATCTGCAACTCTATCACAACCCCTTCCACTGCGGTTGCAGCCTTGTGTGGCTACAGGCCTGGGCGGCGAGCACCCGGGTCTCGTTACCAGAGCCCGACTCCATCGCGTGCGCCTCTCCTCCTGCTCTGCAGGGGGTGCCGGTGCACCGCCTGCCCGCCCTGTCCTGTGCACCTCCCAGTGTGCATCTGAGTGTTGAGCCGCCGCCTGAGGCGCCGGGCAGCCCTCTGCGCTCCGGCCTAACGCTCATGCTACACTGCGTCGCCGAAGGACACCCCACGCCCCGCCTGCAATGGCAGCTTCAGATTCCGGGGGGCACCGTAGTGTTAGTGCCGCCGATCCTGAGCGGGGAGGACGACGGGGACGGAGGGGAAGACGGTGAGGAGGAAGGAGATGGGGACGGGCCAACGCAGACAGAGGCTCCAACCCCGACTCCAGCACCCGCTTGGCCCGCGCCCCCAGCTACCCCGCGCTTCCTGGCCCTTACAAACGGCTCCCTGTTGGTGCCCCTCCTGAGTGCCAAGGAGGCAGGCATCTACACATGCCGTGCGCACAACGAGCTGGGTGCCAACTCCACGTCAGTTCGCGTGGCAGTGGCAGCTGCAGGGCCCCCAAAGCACGCTCCTGGCTCAGGGGGAGACCCTGATGGGCAGGCTCCAACCTCTGAGCGTAAGTCCACAGCCAAAACCCGGGGCAACAGTGTCCTACCTTCCAAGCCCGAGGGCAAAATCAAAAGCCAAGGCCTGGGCCGGGTTAGCGTCCTCGGGGAGACACAGGCGGGGCCGGAGGGGGACGAGGAGGCAGGTGAGGGTGAAGAGGCGGAAGACCAGGTCTCTGCTGACCCGGTGGAGGAGCAGCGCTGTGGCCACGGGGACCCCTCGCGGTACGTGTCCAACCACGCGTTCAACCAGAGCGCCGAGCTCAAGCCGCATGTCTTTGAGCTGGGCGTCATTGCGCTGGACGTGGCGGAGCGCGAGGCGCGGGTGCAACTGACGCCACTGGCGGCAAGATGGGGCCCTGGGCCCGGCGGGGCTGCGGGAGCAGGGCGGCCCGGACGGCGGCCATTGCGCCTGCTCTATCTGTGCCCGGCGGGGGGCGGCGCAGCCGTGCAGTGGTCGCGTGTAGAGGAGGGCGTCAACGCCTACTGGTTCCGTGGCCTGCGGCCCGGCACCAACTACTCCGTGTGCCTGGCGTTGGCAGGCGAGGCCTGCCACGTGCAAGTGGTGTTCGCCACCAAGAAAGAGTTGCCCTCACTGCTGGTTATCGTGGCGGTGAGCGTGTTCCTCCTGGTGCTGGCCACCGTGCCCCTGCTGGGCGCCGCCTGCTGCCATCTGCTGGCCAAACACCCGGGCAAGCCCTACCGTCTTATCCTGAGGCCGCAGGCCCCGGATCCCATGGAGAAGCGCATCGCCGCCGATTTCGACCCGCGTGCCTCCTACCTCGAATCCGAGAAAAGCTACCCTGCAGGCGGCGAGGCGGGCGGCGAGGAGCCAGAGGAGACCCCCGGGGAGGGCCTTGACGAAGAAGCAGAGCAGGGCGACCCAGGTGGGGACCTGCAGAGGGAGGAGAGCCTGGCGGCCTGCTCGCTGGCGGAATGCCAGTCCAAGGCCAACCAAGAGGAGTTCGAGGCGGGCTCCGAGTACAGTGATCGGCTGCCCCTGGGTGCCGAAGCGGTCAACATCGCCCAGGAGATTAACGGCAACTACAGGCAGACAGCGGGCTGA
- the ISLR2 gene encoding immunoglobulin superfamily containing leucine-rich repeat protein 2 isoform X1, whose amino-acid sequence MREVGEAVRVPAEPGSAQGLFNLQPVRVAATDVGSALKLSSWLRDLKSGEGVAARGQRAESRRAAGSAMVPLRALWLAWALLGVAGACPEPCACVDKYAHQFADCAYKELHEVPEGLPANVTTLSLSANKITVLRRGAFADVTQVTSLWLAHNEVRTVELGSLAVLSQLKNLDLSHNLISSFPWSDLRNLSALQLLKMNHNRLGSLPRDALVALPDLRSLRINNNRLRTLAPGTFDALSALSHLQLYHNPFHCGCSLVWLQAWAASTRVSLPEPDSIACASPPALQGVPVHRLPALSCAPPSVHLSVEPPPEAPGSPLRSGLTLMLHCVAEGHPTPRLQWQLQIPGGTVVLVPPILSGEDDGDGGEDGEEEGDGDGPTQTEAPTPTPAPAWPAPPATPRFLALTNGSLLVPLLSAKEAGIYTCRAHNELGANSTSVRVAVAAAGPPKHAPGSGGDPDGQAPTSERKSTAKTRGNSVLPSKPEGKIKSQGLGRVSVLGETQAGPEGDEEAGEGEEAEDQVSADPVEEQRCGHGDPSRYVSNHAFNQSAELKPHVFELGVIALDVAEREARVQLTPLAARWGPGPGGAAGAGRPGRRPLRLLYLCPAGGGAAVQWSRVEEGVNAYWFRGLRPGTNYSVCLALAGEACHVQVVFATKKELPSLLVIVAVSVFLLVLATVPLLGAACCHLLAKHPGKPYRLILRPQAPDPMEKRIAADFDPRASYLESEKSYPAGGEAGGEEPEETPGEGLDEEAEQGDPGGDLQREESLAACSLAECQSKANQEEFEAGSEYSDRLPLGAEAVNIAQEINGNYRQTAG is encoded by the exons ATGCGGGAGGTGGGAGAGGCTGTGCGCGTCCCTGCTGAGCCCGGGAGCGCGCAAGGACTCTTCAATCTGCAGCCAGTGAGAG TCGCAGCAACAGATGTGGGAAGCGCCCTTAAGCTGTCGTCCTGGCTCCGCGACCTCAAGTCTGGAGAAGGGGTTGCAGCCCGAGGGCAGCGCGCGGAGAGTCGGCGAGCAGCGG GATCCGCGATGGTGCCCTTGAGGGCCCTGTGGCTGGCTTGGGCGCTGCTAGGAGTGGCCGGAGCGTGCCCAGAGCCGTGCGCCTGTGTGGACAAGTACGCGCACCAATTCGCCGACTGCGCCTACAAGGAGCTGCACGAGGTGCCGGAAGGACTACCGGCCAACGTGACCACGCTTAGTCTGTCGGCGAACAAAATCACCGTGCTGCGGCGTGGGGCCTTCGCCGACGTCACGCAGGTCACGTCGCTGTGGCTGGCGCACAATGAGGTGCGCACCGTGGAGCTGGGCTCGCTGGCGGTGCTGAGCCAGCTCAAGAACCTCGACCTGAGCCACAACCTCATATCCAGCTTCCCATGGAGCGACCTGCGTAACCTGAGCGCTCTACAACTACTCAAGATGAACCACAACCGCTTGGGCTCATTGCCCCGGGACGCACTCGTTGCACTGCCCGACCTGCGCTCCCTACGCATCAACAACAACCGGCTTCGTACACTGGCTCCTGGCACCTTCGATGCGCTAAGCGCGCTGTCACATCTGCAACTCTATCACAACCCCTTCCACTGCGGTTGCAGCCTTGTGTGGCTACAGGCCTGGGCGGCGAGCACCCGGGTCTCGTTACCAGAGCCCGACTCCATCGCGTGCGCCTCTCCTCCTGCTCTGCAGGGGGTGCCGGTGCACCGCCTGCCCGCCCTGTCCTGTGCACCTCCCAGTGTGCATCTGAGTGTTGAGCCGCCGCCTGAGGCGCCGGGCAGCCCTCTGCGCTCCGGCCTAACGCTCATGCTACACTGCGTCGCCGAAGGACACCCCACGCCCCGCCTGCAATGGCAGCTTCAGATTCCGGGGGGCACCGTAGTGTTAGTGCCGCCGATCCTGAGCGGGGAGGACGACGGGGACGGAGGGGAAGACGGTGAGGAGGAAGGAGATGGGGACGGGCCAACGCAGACAGAGGCTCCAACCCCGACTCCAGCACCCGCTTGGCCCGCGCCCCCAGCTACCCCGCGCTTCCTGGCCCTTACAAACGGCTCCCTGTTGGTGCCCCTCCTGAGTGCCAAGGAGGCAGGCATCTACACATGCCGTGCGCACAACGAGCTGGGTGCCAACTCCACGTCAGTTCGCGTGGCAGTGGCAGCTGCAGGGCCCCCAAAGCACGCTCCTGGCTCAGGGGGAGACCCTGATGGGCAGGCTCCAACCTCTGAGCGTAAGTCCACAGCCAAAACCCGGGGCAACAGTGTCCTACCTTCCAAGCCCGAGGGCAAAATCAAAAGCCAAGGCCTGGGCCGGGTTAGCGTCCTCGGGGAGACACAGGCGGGGCCGGAGGGGGACGAGGAGGCAGGTGAGGGTGAAGAGGCGGAAGACCAGGTCTCTGCTGACCCGGTGGAGGAGCAGCGCTGTGGCCACGGGGACCCCTCGCGGTACGTGTCCAACCACGCGTTCAACCAGAGCGCCGAGCTCAAGCCGCATGTCTTTGAGCTGGGCGTCATTGCGCTGGACGTGGCGGAGCGCGAGGCGCGGGTGCAACTGACGCCACTGGCGGCAAGATGGGGCCCTGGGCCCGGCGGGGCTGCGGGAGCAGGGCGGCCCGGACGGCGGCCATTGCGCCTGCTCTATCTGTGCCCGGCGGGGGGCGGCGCAGCCGTGCAGTGGTCGCGTGTAGAGGAGGGCGTCAACGCCTACTGGTTCCGTGGCCTGCGGCCCGGCACCAACTACTCCGTGTGCCTGGCGTTGGCAGGCGAGGCCTGCCACGTGCAAGTGGTGTTCGCCACCAAGAAAGAGTTGCCCTCACTGCTGGTTATCGTGGCGGTGAGCGTGTTCCTCCTGGTGCTGGCCACCGTGCCCCTGCTGGGCGCCGCCTGCTGCCATCTGCTGGCCAAACACCCGGGCAAGCCCTACCGTCTTATCCTGAGGCCGCAGGCCCCGGATCCCATGGAGAAGCGCATCGCCGCCGATTTCGACCCGCGTGCCTCCTACCTCGAATCCGAGAAAAGCTACCCTGCAGGCGGCGAGGCGGGCGGCGAGGAGCCAGAGGAGACCCCCGGGGAGGGCCTTGACGAAGAAGCAGAGCAGGGCGACCCAGGTGGGGACCTGCAGAGGGAGGAGAGCCTGGCGGCCTGCTCGCTGGCGGAATGCCAGTCCAAGGCCAACCAAGAGGAGTTCGAGGCGGGCTCCGAGTACAGTGATCGGCTGCCCCTGGGTGCCGAAGCGGTCAACATCGCCCAGGAGATTAACGGCAACTACAGGCAGACAGCGGGCTGA
- the ISLR2 gene encoding immunoglobulin superfamily containing leucine-rich repeat protein 2 isoform X3 yields the protein MVPLRALWLAWALLGVAGACPEPCACVDKYAHQFADCAYKELHEVPEGLPANVTTLSLSANKITVLRRGAFADVTQVTSLWLAHNEVRTVELGSLAVLSQLKNLDLSHNLISSFPWSDLRNLSALQLLKMNHNRLGSLPRDALVALPDLRSLRINNNRLRTLAPGTFDALSALSHLQLYHNPFHCGCSLVWLQAWAASTRVSLPEPDSIACASPPALQGVPVHRLPALSCAPPSVHLSVEPPPEAPGSPLRSGLTLMLHCVAEGHPTPRLQWQLQIPGGTVVLVPPILSGEDDGDGGEDGEEEGDGDGPTQTEAPTPTPAPAWPAPPATPRFLALTNGSLLVPLLSAKEAGIYTCRAHNELGANSTSVRVAVAAAGPPKHAPGSGGDPDGQAPTSERKSTAKTRGNSVLPSKPEGKIKSQGLGRVSVLGETQAGPEGDEEAGEGEEAEDQVSADPVEEQRCGHGDPSRYVSNHAFNQSAELKPHVFELGVIALDVAEREARVQLTPLAARWGPGPGGAAGAGRPGRRPLRLLYLCPAGGGAAVQWSRVEEGVNAYWFRGLRPGTNYSVCLALAGEACHVQVVFATKKELPSLLVIVAVSVFLLVLATVPLLGAACCHLLAKHPGKPYRLILRPQAPDPMEKRIAADFDPRASYLESEKSYPAGGEAGGEEPEETPGEGLDEEAEQGDPGGDLQREESLAACSLAECQSKANQEEFEAGSEYSDRLPLGAEAVNIAQEINGNYRQTAG from the coding sequence ATGGTGCCCTTGAGGGCCCTGTGGCTGGCTTGGGCGCTGCTAGGAGTGGCCGGAGCGTGCCCAGAGCCGTGCGCCTGTGTGGACAAGTACGCGCACCAATTCGCCGACTGCGCCTACAAGGAGCTGCACGAGGTGCCGGAAGGACTACCGGCCAACGTGACCACGCTTAGTCTGTCGGCGAACAAAATCACCGTGCTGCGGCGTGGGGCCTTCGCCGACGTCACGCAGGTCACGTCGCTGTGGCTGGCGCACAATGAGGTGCGCACCGTGGAGCTGGGCTCGCTGGCGGTGCTGAGCCAGCTCAAGAACCTCGACCTGAGCCACAACCTCATATCCAGCTTCCCATGGAGCGACCTGCGTAACCTGAGCGCTCTACAACTACTCAAGATGAACCACAACCGCTTGGGCTCATTGCCCCGGGACGCACTCGTTGCACTGCCCGACCTGCGCTCCCTACGCATCAACAACAACCGGCTTCGTACACTGGCTCCTGGCACCTTCGATGCGCTAAGCGCGCTGTCACATCTGCAACTCTATCACAACCCCTTCCACTGCGGTTGCAGCCTTGTGTGGCTACAGGCCTGGGCGGCGAGCACCCGGGTCTCGTTACCAGAGCCCGACTCCATCGCGTGCGCCTCTCCTCCTGCTCTGCAGGGGGTGCCGGTGCACCGCCTGCCCGCCCTGTCCTGTGCACCTCCCAGTGTGCATCTGAGTGTTGAGCCGCCGCCTGAGGCGCCGGGCAGCCCTCTGCGCTCCGGCCTAACGCTCATGCTACACTGCGTCGCCGAAGGACACCCCACGCCCCGCCTGCAATGGCAGCTTCAGATTCCGGGGGGCACCGTAGTGTTAGTGCCGCCGATCCTGAGCGGGGAGGACGACGGGGACGGAGGGGAAGACGGTGAGGAGGAAGGAGATGGGGACGGGCCAACGCAGACAGAGGCTCCAACCCCGACTCCAGCACCCGCTTGGCCCGCGCCCCCAGCTACCCCGCGCTTCCTGGCCCTTACAAACGGCTCCCTGTTGGTGCCCCTCCTGAGTGCCAAGGAGGCAGGCATCTACACATGCCGTGCGCACAACGAGCTGGGTGCCAACTCCACGTCAGTTCGCGTGGCAGTGGCAGCTGCAGGGCCCCCAAAGCACGCTCCTGGCTCAGGGGGAGACCCTGATGGGCAGGCTCCAACCTCTGAGCGTAAGTCCACAGCCAAAACCCGGGGCAACAGTGTCCTACCTTCCAAGCCCGAGGGCAAAATCAAAAGCCAAGGCCTGGGCCGGGTTAGCGTCCTCGGGGAGACACAGGCGGGGCCGGAGGGGGACGAGGAGGCAGGTGAGGGTGAAGAGGCGGAAGACCAGGTCTCTGCTGACCCGGTGGAGGAGCAGCGCTGTGGCCACGGGGACCCCTCGCGGTACGTGTCCAACCACGCGTTCAACCAGAGCGCCGAGCTCAAGCCGCATGTCTTTGAGCTGGGCGTCATTGCGCTGGACGTGGCGGAGCGCGAGGCGCGGGTGCAACTGACGCCACTGGCGGCAAGATGGGGCCCTGGGCCCGGCGGGGCTGCGGGAGCAGGGCGGCCCGGACGGCGGCCATTGCGCCTGCTCTATCTGTGCCCGGCGGGGGGCGGCGCAGCCGTGCAGTGGTCGCGTGTAGAGGAGGGCGTCAACGCCTACTGGTTCCGTGGCCTGCGGCCCGGCACCAACTACTCCGTGTGCCTGGCGTTGGCAGGCGAGGCCTGCCACGTGCAAGTGGTGTTCGCCACCAAGAAAGAGTTGCCCTCACTGCTGGTTATCGTGGCGGTGAGCGTGTTCCTCCTGGTGCTGGCCACCGTGCCCCTGCTGGGCGCCGCCTGCTGCCATCTGCTGGCCAAACACCCGGGCAAGCCCTACCGTCTTATCCTGAGGCCGCAGGCCCCGGATCCCATGGAGAAGCGCATCGCCGCCGATTTCGACCCGCGTGCCTCCTACCTCGAATCCGAGAAAAGCTACCCTGCAGGCGGCGAGGCGGGCGGCGAGGAGCCAGAGGAGACCCCCGGGGAGGGCCTTGACGAAGAAGCAGAGCAGGGCGACCCAGGTGGGGACCTGCAGAGGGAGGAGAGCCTGGCGGCCTGCTCGCTGGCGGAATGCCAGTCCAAGGCCAACCAAGAGGAGTTCGAGGCGGGCTCCGAGTACAGTGATCGGCTGCCCCTGGGTGCCGAAGCGGTCAACATCGCCCAGGAGATTAACGGCAACTACAGGCAGACAGCGGGCTGA